In Rouxiella sp. WC2420, the following proteins share a genomic window:
- a CDS encoding ABC transporter permease yields MILLRSAVQKVLAPKRARRRFYGDGVLGALLLLVVIVPALLAPWLPLANPLTNSLAAAFSPPGTHTASGIHWLGTDQLGRDLLSRILAGTRLSLMVVLLAALIAAVIGSALGMIAGYVGGWLDAVIMRLMDIQLAVPFILLILLVMALFGATLTNIIVIMGVTSWAIYARVARAKTLEIRELEYIESVRAMGFSTPRILLRHVLPNLMTPLIVLLTLDIPRLIVLEASIGFLGMGIQPPTATLGNLIGEGRSYMLLAQWLVLYPGLVIAALVIGCNLLGDSLLRKTHTRLD; encoded by the coding sequence ATGATCCTGCTGCGTTCCGCTGTGCAAAAGGTGCTTGCTCCTAAACGCGCCCGTCGCCGTTTTTATGGTGACGGCGTGCTGGGCGCCCTGCTGCTGCTGGTGGTGATTGTTCCTGCGCTGCTTGCCCCTTGGTTGCCGCTGGCCAACCCACTGACCAACAGTCTGGCGGCGGCCTTTTCTCCCCCTGGAACGCATACCGCCAGCGGCATTCACTGGCTCGGCACCGATCAGTTAGGCCGCGATTTGTTGTCGCGAATTCTTGCAGGAACCCGACTCTCGCTGATGGTGGTGTTACTGGCCGCGCTGATTGCGGCGGTGATTGGCTCGGCATTAGGCATGATTGCCGGTTATGTCGGCGGCTGGCTGGATGCAGTGATCATGCGGCTGATGGATATCCAGCTGGCCGTGCCGTTTATCCTGTTGATTTTGCTGGTTATGGCGCTGTTCGGCGCAACGCTCACCAACATCATTGTGATAATGGGCGTCACCAGTTGGGCGATTTATGCTCGCGTCGCACGGGCCAAAACGCTGGAAATTCGCGAGCTGGAGTATATCGAGTCCGTCAGAGCAATGGGTTTTTCGACGCCGCGGATCCTGTTGCGCCACGTGCTGCCTAACCTGATGACGCCGCTGATAGTGCTGCTGACGCTGGATATTCCCCGTCTAATCGTGCTGGAAGCTTCGATTGGCTTCCTCGGTATGGGTATTCAGCCCCCGACGGCAACGTTGGGGAATCTTATCGGCGAAGGTCGCTCTTACATGCTGCTGGCACAGTGGTTGGTGCTGTATCCCGGTTTAGTGATTGCTGCGCTGGTAATCGGCTGTAACCTGCTGGGTGATAGCCTGCTGCGTAAAACGCATACGAGGCTTGATTAA
- a CDS encoding ABC transporter permease yields MLRYILQRLGQSVLVMLGVSLLIFYSLHLTGDPAAVMMPPGSTQQEIDNFRHSMGFDRSLSWQYWHYLTSVLHGNLGDSLRYSQPVTELIAQRVPATLLLAITALAWSTLAGLVLGIVSALYQNSVWDLISRLLAFSGQAVPVFWLGLLLIILFSLNLRWLPSSGYGSASQLVMPAISLGAYYMSAIARLIRASLIDVLQQDYIRTARAKGLSQWRIVVRHGLRNALIPVITVQGMYFASLLGGALVTEIIFAWPGIGRLAVQAIQNRDFPLVQAIVLLAALVFVGVNLIIDLLYVVLNPRIRL; encoded by the coding sequence ATGCTGCGCTATATTCTGCAACGTCTCGGGCAGTCAGTGCTGGTGATGCTGGGCGTCTCGCTGCTGATTTTCTATAGCCTGCATCTGACCGGCGACCCGGCGGCGGTTATGATGCCGCCCGGTTCGACTCAGCAAGAGATAGACAATTTCCGTCACAGCATGGGCTTTGACCGATCGCTAAGCTGGCAATATTGGCACTATCTGACCAGTGTACTGCACGGCAATCTTGGCGATTCGCTGCGCTACAGTCAGCCGGTGACCGAGCTTATTGCACAACGCGTTCCTGCGACGCTGCTGCTGGCGATAACCGCGCTGGCCTGGAGCACGCTGGCGGGTTTAGTGCTTGGCATCGTCAGCGCGCTCTATCAAAACAGCGTGTGGGATTTAATCTCCCGCCTGCTGGCCTTTAGCGGACAGGCAGTGCCGGTATTCTGGCTGGGGCTGCTGCTGATTATTTTGTTTAGCCTTAACCTACGCTGGCTTCCCTCCAGTGGCTATGGTTCTGCCAGTCAACTGGTGATGCCCGCCATTAGCCTCGGCGCTTATTATATGAGTGCTATCGCGCGATTAATCCGCGCCAGCCTGATTGACGTTTTGCAACAAGACTATATTCGCACCGCGCGCGCCAAGGGCTTGAGTCAATGGCGTATTGTGGTGCGTCATGGCTTGCGCAACGCCCTTATTCCAGTGATCACCGTGCAAGGCATGTACTTCGCTTCTCTGCTGGGTGGCGCGCTGGTGACGGAGATTATCTTTGCCTGGCCGGGCATTGGCCGACTGGCGGTACAGGCGATTCAAAACCGCGATTTCCCGCTGGTACAGGCTATCGTACTGCTTGCGGCGCTGGTCTTTGTCGGGGTGAATCTGATTATTGACCTGCTTTACGTGGTGCTGAATCCGAGGATCCGCCTATGA
- a CDS encoding M20/M25/M40 family metallo-hydrolase yields MSVIIPESLRPTLDLLSAITPFVSIAGELNQQQALAQWLEHWMVDHLGAVAVLPVSQQLLLDVPPLVHVRINNQASKTLVLYNMYDVMPADEQDWAFPPFRGGLQTDPLLGDVFIARGAENNKGPLAGMLMALKALCDNGNLTVNIELIIEGQEETGSGYLRRYLAQTPCPISPAEAVFFPSLCEYGGGEPRVYLGFSGLTAGELRVKGGDWGGPEAAIHASNANWIANPVWKLVQALNALAPAEANGVIERLPIDPEAQKLLTVLAATFSIEDELRFRRSQRLFVRGDTLSCLQQLINGAVLTLAEIRSDPLDARGVIPHSASAQLALRVAPGINGEKILQNIRETLSRPDLQGVELRLNDSYPGHRFAYDSPGVAELLNSYQLQGANPQVWPWAPGCAPAYTFAHIAPAFLIGGLGHGGNAHGVNEFVTLRGLARFQQSIADWIINFCQSSAI; encoded by the coding sequence ATGAGCGTTATCATCCCCGAGTCGCTACGGCCGACGCTGGATTTACTCAGCGCAATCACTCCTTTTGTTAGCATAGCCGGAGAGCTAAATCAGCAACAGGCTCTGGCCCAGTGGCTGGAACACTGGATGGTTGACCATCTTGGGGCCGTTGCTGTGCTACCGGTCAGCCAGCAGCTTTTGCTCGACGTTCCGCCGCTGGTGCATGTTCGCATCAACAATCAGGCCAGCAAAACGCTAGTGCTGTACAACATGTACGACGTGATGCCTGCAGATGAACAGGACTGGGCCTTTCCACCGTTTCGCGGCGGCCTGCAAACCGATCCCTTACTGGGCGACGTGTTTATCGCTCGCGGTGCCGAAAACAATAAAGGTCCATTGGCAGGCATGCTGATGGCGCTGAAGGCCCTCTGCGATAATGGCAATTTAACCGTTAATATTGAACTGATTATCGAAGGGCAGGAAGAAACAGGCAGCGGCTATCTGCGCCGCTATCTGGCACAAACGCCTTGCCCGATCTCCCCTGCAGAAGCGGTGTTTTTCCCTTCGCTATGTGAATACGGCGGCGGGGAACCCCGGGTCTATTTAGGTTTCAGCGGGCTGACGGCGGGCGAGCTGCGCGTCAAAGGCGGTGACTGGGGCGGCCCTGAGGCGGCGATTCATGCCAGCAATGCCAACTGGATAGCCAACCCGGTGTGGAAATTGGTGCAGGCGCTCAATGCTCTTGCTCCGGCAGAAGCAAACGGCGTAATTGAACGTTTACCCATTGACCCCGAGGCTCAAAAACTGCTCACCGTGCTGGCCGCAACCTTTAGCATTGAGGATGAGTTGCGCTTTCGCCGCAGCCAGCGGTTGTTCGTCAGGGGTGACACTTTGAGCTGCCTGCAACAGTTAATCAACGGCGCAGTGCTGACGTTGGCCGAAATTCGCAGTGACCCGCTGGACGCACGCGGCGTTATCCCGCACAGCGCCAGTGCCCAGCTTGCATTGCGCGTTGCTCCGGGCATCAACGGTGAGAAAATCCTGCAAAACATTCGCGAAACACTGTCCCGGCCGGATTTGCAAGGCGTTGAGCTACGACTAAACGACAGCTATCCCGGCCATCGCTTTGCCTATGACTCGCCGGGGGTCGCCGAACTACTGAACAGTTATCAGTTACAGGGAGCAAATCCTCAGGTTTGGCCGTGGGCTCCAGGGTGCGCCCCAGCCTATACCTTTGCGCATATTGCCCCCGCGTTTTTGATCGGTGGACTTGGCCATGGCGGAAATGCTCACGGCGTTAACGAATTTGTGACTCTGCGCGGGCTGGCTCGTTTTCAGCAGTCGATCGCCGACTGGATTATCAATTTTTGCCAATCATCTGCAATTTAG
- a CDS encoding 1-aminocyclopropane-1-carboxylate deaminase/D-cysteine desulfhydrase — MKHANDFERVSLGFFPTPLERLDTLGNSLGIKLDIKRDDYTGFGGGGNKVRKLEYLMAEACQQGVNVVITTGGHQSNHARMVAAAARKFGMKPVLVLRGNQPEVYQGNLLLDKLFGAELEFLDPDEYFTQIEGAMNAHAAAANARGEKALIIPLGGATPLGALGYVKAIEEMDAQLKQRNQQPPQVIVAPTGSGGTLAGLYVGARQFWPETKIVGISVSAKAPWFQDKISAMAQDCANLLEWPQSWSPEDIWIEDGFVGTAYGVPSDGGIEAIYRVAQAEGVLLDPVYTGKAMHGLISLVEQGKIQAGSSVIFVHCGGSPALYPFAKTLLDH, encoded by the coding sequence ATGAAACACGCCAACGATTTTGAACGAGTTTCGCTAGGTTTTTTTCCTACACCGCTGGAACGTCTTGACACGCTGGGTAATTCGCTGGGAATCAAGCTTGATATCAAACGTGACGACTACACCGGGTTTGGCGGTGGTGGCAACAAGGTTCGCAAGTTGGAGTACCTGATGGCTGAGGCCTGTCAACAGGGAGTCAATGTCGTGATCACCACTGGCGGGCATCAGTCCAACCATGCGCGGATGGTTGCCGCGGCGGCGCGTAAGTTCGGGATGAAGCCGGTGCTGGTATTGCGCGGCAATCAACCCGAGGTCTATCAGGGTAACCTGCTGCTGGATAAGCTTTTTGGCGCTGAGCTGGAGTTTCTCGATCCAGACGAATATTTCACGCAAATTGAAGGGGCAATGAACGCCCATGCAGCTGCTGCGAACGCGCGCGGTGAAAAAGCGCTGATCATTCCCCTCGGCGGGGCCACGCCGTTGGGCGCTTTAGGCTATGTAAAAGCCATTGAAGAAATGGATGCGCAACTTAAACAGCGAAATCAGCAACCTCCGCAGGTGATCGTTGCACCCACCGGCTCGGGCGGTACGCTGGCGGGTCTTTACGTCGGGGCACGCCAGTTCTGGCCAGAGACTAAAATCGTCGGTATCAGCGTTAGCGCCAAAGCGCCATGGTTTCAGGACAAAATATCTGCCATGGCACAGGACTGCGCCAACCTGCTCGAGTGGCCACAAAGCTGGTCTCCAGAGGATATCTGGATAGAAGACGGCTTTGTCGGAACGGCCTATGGTGTGCCTTCCGACGGCGGTATTGAGGCGATTTACCGCGTTGCACAAGCTGAAGGCGTGTTGCTGGACCCGGTTTATACCGGCAAGGCGATGCACGGATTAATCAGTCTGGTTGAGCAAGGAAAAATTCAGGCTGGATCAAGTGTGATTTTTGTCCACTGCGGCGGTTCTCCGGCACTTTATCCTTTCGCTAAAACTTTGCTGGACCATTAG
- a CDS encoding ornithine cyclodeaminase, with product MSAGFRYLSQQDVDAAGGNDAQQAWQDVCDVVTLMRQGQAEMPAETHVRLAGDRGKAYALPARVGGRFNAAGVKWTAHRPDADDGLPQAMALTLINRADNGLPLGLVESGSLTAARTAAVTAVALHHAAPRKLKRVLLLGAGVQARAHLQMLSQLFPDLQRVDWWHRNPQKIVLADWSATWPLVQHAELSPLLAQEFDAVITCTSAAQPIVDSAVIKPGRLVVQVGYHEVNFAAIKQADRVVVDLWGDFCATSAKSLFQMYRAGEFNAGQVDADLSNLLIDGWRPAADDCVYFSSFGLNVFDIALASRVLACASDLKLGTLLPLFPEAPFSLES from the coding sequence GTGAGCGCCGGGTTTCGCTATTTAAGTCAGCAGGATGTCGATGCCGCAGGCGGCAATGATGCACAACAGGCATGGCAAGATGTCTGTGACGTTGTCACCTTAATGCGGCAAGGACAGGCAGAAATGCCCGCTGAAACTCATGTCCGGCTTGCAGGAGATCGCGGCAAAGCTTACGCCTTACCGGCTCGTGTTGGCGGTCGTTTCAACGCCGCAGGCGTCAAATGGACTGCGCATCGACCCGATGCAGACGATGGGCTGCCACAGGCCATGGCATTGACGCTTATCAATCGTGCCGATAATGGCTTACCTTTGGGACTAGTAGAAAGCGGGTCACTGACCGCAGCGCGCACAGCCGCAGTGACTGCCGTCGCCTTGCACCATGCCGCCCCACGCAAACTTAAACGCGTGCTGTTACTTGGCGCGGGCGTTCAGGCACGGGCACATTTGCAGATGCTGAGTCAGCTTTTCCCCGACCTCCAGCGCGTTGACTGGTGGCATCGAAATCCACAAAAAATAGTGCTGGCGGATTGGTCTGCCACCTGGCCACTGGTGCAACATGCCGAGCTTTCCCCGCTGCTCGCACAAGAATTCGATGCAGTAATCACCTGTACCAGCGCAGCTCAACCGATCGTCGATAGTGCAGTCATCAAACCGGGCAGGCTGGTCGTTCAGGTGGGCTATCACGAAGTCAACTTTGCCGCGATTAAACAAGCTGACCGAGTAGTGGTCGATCTGTGGGGCGATTTTTGTGCAACCAGCGCCAAAAGCCTGTTTCAAATGTATCGCGCCGGTGAGTTTAATGCAGGACAGGTAGACGCCGATTTAAGCAATTTGTTGATAGACGGTTGGCGTCCTGCTGCTGACGACTGTGTATATTTTTCCTCTTTTGGTTTGAACGTGTTTGATATCGCTTTGGCTTCCCGAGTGCTGGCGTGCGCCTCAGACCTAAAACTCGGCACTTTACTGCCGCTTTTTCCCGAAGCGCCTTTTTCTCTGGAAAGTTGA
- a CDS encoding sulfurtransferase produces MLINAIDLLQRMKTGEQFVLIDVREKADWQRQTLPGAYHLNVYDYFIPDSTEYGVQQMANAFHHAWQQLLLGDNVTPVFFEQQVGMRSPRGAWFALFSGMEQALILDGGLDSWIAAGGEWLPGNGYSATVSPEYFDSSTVPKARHQLVATREEVLSIHQNGSILVDARRPSEFNGKFAHDCCHRAGRIPGAVLLFWEDVLQDGKFLDPAALRCLAEKTGLSANQRTVIYCHRGARAATIYAALSLAGFKNLAIYVGSWHEWAEHRELPMLSDI; encoded by the coding sequence ATGCTAATTAACGCAATCGATCTGCTGCAACGAATGAAAACCGGCGAGCAATTTGTTCTGATTGACGTCAGGGAAAAAGCCGACTGGCAGCGACAAACGTTGCCGGGTGCTTATCATCTCAATGTCTATGACTATTTTATCCCGGACAGCACGGAGTATGGCGTTCAACAAATGGCCAATGCGTTCCATCATGCCTGGCAGCAGTTACTCCTGGGTGACAACGTCACTCCTGTTTTTTTCGAGCAACAGGTGGGCATGCGTTCACCCCGAGGTGCCTGGTTTGCACTATTTTCCGGGATGGAACAGGCATTGATTCTCGACGGCGGCCTTGATAGCTGGATTGCCGCAGGAGGCGAGTGGTTACCCGGCAATGGTTACAGCGCGACAGTCAGCCCGGAGTATTTTGATAGCTCTACAGTACCCAAGGCGCGGCATCAGCTGGTAGCAACGCGTGAAGAGGTTTTGTCTATACACCAAAATGGCAGCATTTTAGTTGACGCACGCCGCCCCAGCGAGTTCAACGGAAAATTTGCTCATGACTGCTGCCACAGAGCGGGCAGAATACCCGGTGCCGTGCTGTTGTTTTGGGAGGATGTGTTGCAGGATGGCAAGTTTCTTGATCCCGCCGCTTTACGCTGTCTGGCAGAAAAGACAGGATTGTCGGCCAATCAAAGAACGGTAATCTATTGCCATCGAGGCGCGCGTGCAGCAACGATTTATGCCGCCCTGAGCCTTGCCGGTTTTAAAAATTTGGCAATCTACGTCGGTTCCTGGCACGAATGGGCCGAGCACCGCGAGCTGCCAATGCTCAGCGATATTTAG
- a CDS encoding dipeptide ABC transporter ATP-binding protein — translation MAISSALLDVQNLTIKTVSGSPLVNNISFQVNRREMVALVGESGSGKTLSSLSLIGLLPGGLDMEAGSISLNGKIIASSGQPFAASARGKQLGMIFQEPMTSMNPVLKVGEQIAEVLVRHKKISWRQAYREAVALLDRVGILEPERRAKQYIHQLSGGMRQRVMIASAISCKPLLLIADEPTTALDVTIQAQILSLLQDLQNEMDMGVLLITHDLSLVARYADRACVMHQGNIVEQGNVQQLLTQPQQPYTQKLIAASQPAPRNKEVFDAGETGRATPLIRLFALTKSYPQAQRLPFIAAKRQTVLFPTTLDIHRGEILGLIGESGSGKTTLGRAIIGLIEADSGKIEFDGILLNGANTATRHKMRRRAQIIFQDPYASLNPKITVGEQIAEPLRVYKLREPAKITARVEELLTLVGLEAHHASRLPSAFSGGQRQRIAIARALALEPELLVADEAVSALDLSVRGQVLALLDNLRHRLGLTVLFISHDLAAVKQVCDRVVVLYHGKIVETGETNQVLIAPRHAYTQQLIAAAPDITQALRLRKAS, via the coding sequence ATGGCTATCTCTTCGGCGCTGCTCGACGTTCAGAATCTTACGATTAAAACCGTCAGTGGATCACCGCTGGTCAACAACATTTCTTTTCAGGTGAATCGCCGTGAAATGGTTGCGCTGGTGGGGGAGTCTGGTTCCGGTAAAACGCTGAGTTCGCTGTCGCTGATTGGGCTTTTGCCTGGTGGGCTTGACATGGAAGCCGGCAGCATCAGCCTGAACGGTAAGATTATCGCCAGCTCTGGTCAGCCTTTTGCCGCCTCGGCACGTGGCAAACAGCTCGGAATGATTTTTCAGGAACCGATGACCAGCATGAATCCGGTGCTTAAAGTCGGGGAACAGATCGCCGAAGTATTGGTTCGTCACAAGAAAATTAGCTGGAGGCAGGCGTATCGCGAGGCGGTGGCTCTGCTTGACCGAGTCGGCATTCTCGAGCCGGAGCGTCGCGCGAAACAGTATATTCATCAGCTTTCGGGCGGCATGCGTCAGCGAGTGATGATAGCCAGCGCCATAAGCTGCAAGCCGTTGTTGCTGATTGCCGATGAGCCAACTACCGCGCTTGATGTCACCATACAGGCGCAAATTCTGTCGTTATTACAGGATTTGCAAAACGAGATGGACATGGGCGTGCTGCTGATTACTCACGACCTCAGCCTGGTGGCTCGCTATGCCGATCGCGCCTGCGTGATGCATCAGGGCAATATTGTCGAACAGGGCAACGTGCAGCAGTTGCTTACTCAACCGCAGCAGCCTTACACCCAAAAGCTGATTGCCGCCTCACAGCCCGCTCCGCGCAACAAGGAGGTCTTTGATGCCGGTGAAACGGGTCGTGCTACGCCTTTGATACGGCTGTTTGCGCTGACTAAAAGTTATCCTCAGGCTCAGCGATTGCCTTTTATAGCGGCAAAACGGCAAACCGTGCTTTTTCCCACCACGCTGGATATTCATCGTGGTGAAATTCTGGGATTGATCGGCGAATCCGGTTCAGGCAAGACCACGCTGGGTCGCGCGATTATTGGGCTGATTGAGGCTGACAGCGGTAAAATAGAATTTGATGGTATTTTGCTGAACGGCGCAAATACGGCGACGCGTCATAAAATGCGCAGAAGGGCGCAGATTATCTTTCAGGACCCTTACGCCAGCCTGAATCCCAAGATTACAGTGGGTGAGCAGATAGCCGAACCGCTGCGAGTCTATAAACTACGCGAACCGGCAAAAATTACTGCTCGCGTCGAGGAGCTGTTGACGTTGGTGGGGCTGGAAGCACATCATGCGAGCCGTTTGCCCAGTGCCTTTTCCGGTGGTCAACGCCAGCGCATCGCTATTGCCCGGGCATTGGCGTTGGAGCCAGAATTGCTGGTGGCCGACGAAGCCGTTTCTGCACTCGACCTCTCGGTGCGCGGGCAGGTTTTAGCGCTGCTTGATAACCTGCGTCACCGACTTGGCCTGACAGTGCTGTTTATCAGTCATGATCTTGCGGCGGTTAAGCAGGTTTGCGACCGCGTGGTGGTGCTGTATCACGGAAAAATAGTTGAAACAGGCGAAACCAATCAGGTACTTATCGCCCCTCGGCATGCCTATACGCAGCAACTGATTGCCGCAGCGCCCGACATTACTCAGGCTCTGCGGCTTCGCAAAGCCAGCTAA
- a CDS encoding glycosyltransferase family 25 protein, with the protein MKIEVGKIKVFIISLFNQSQRRKEILAQCYELKLDVEIYDAVEGVNLTDDFLEKEVAGYPASKMTLGVIGCALSHRLVYERIIEEGLACALILEDDARIDSELINTLKQIELTVDANKNNVYLLTAPESYYKDKKIELGSGVIFHKISDASSTMGYVVTQRAARSLINANTPIRWEADLWVYFNRLYGIDTFCRVPHIVKDGDSESLTSTLQQDRSINSLQRGIYRHQLQKKAPGYQFKRLRRILCNKFSQKVIYQ; encoded by the coding sequence ATTAAAATAGAGGTCGGTAAAATTAAAGTATTTATAATAAGCCTGTTCAATCAAAGTCAAAGACGTAAAGAAATTCTTGCTCAGTGTTATGAGTTAAAACTTGACGTAGAAATTTATGACGCCGTCGAAGGTGTTAATTTAACTGATGATTTTCTTGAAAAAGAGGTGGCTGGCTACCCAGCTTCCAAGATGACTTTGGGCGTCATCGGCTGTGCTCTTAGTCATCGACTGGTTTATGAGCGCATCATAGAAGAGGGGCTTGCCTGTGCATTAATTCTGGAAGACGATGCGCGTATTGATAGCGAGTTAATTAATACATTAAAGCAAATTGAATTAACCGTTGATGCTAATAAAAATAACGTTTACCTCTTAACAGCGCCCGAGTCTTATTATAAAGATAAAAAGATTGAATTAGGTTCAGGGGTGATATTCCATAAAATCAGTGATGCAAGTTCCACAATGGGCTACGTTGTGACGCAGCGCGCTGCCCGATCCTTAATCAATGCTAATACTCCTATCCGTTGGGAGGCTGATTTGTGGGTTTATTTCAATCGTCTTTACGGCATTGATACCTTCTGCCGAGTGCCACATATTGTGAAAGATGGCGACAGCGAAAGCCTGACATCGACGTTGCAACAGGATCGAAGTATCAACTCCCTGCAAAGAGGTATCTATCGCCATCAGCTACAGAAAAAGGCCCCTGGCTATCAGTTCAAAAGATTGCGCAGGATCCTGTGTAACAAGTTTAGTCAAAAGGTTATCTACCAATAA
- a CDS encoding 2-phosphosulfolactate phosphatase, with product MSYFSQTAYDIRLEWGLAAVENLAADVACVVIIDVMSFSSCVSIAADRGALLFPYPWKDSSAIEYAREKQAEAANFDRRFSGKGFSLSPHSLLKLEAGKRLVLPSPNGSAITFKAKAGNASIFCASLRNLQATAQACQAFSNILLVPCGEKWADGTLRPALEDLYAAGGLAAQLQALSAEKALSPEAQAAAAVYRGTPANQLRECASAQELIERGFAADVELCLENDVSPLACQLIDDAFTGISSGKTRLISGP from the coding sequence ATGAGTTATTTTTCACAAACTGCTTACGACATTCGTCTTGAATGGGGGCTGGCGGCTGTAGAAAACCTTGCTGCAGACGTGGCGTGCGTGGTGATTATCGACGTGATGTCATTTTCAAGCTGTGTGAGTATTGCCGCCGATCGCGGCGCGCTGCTGTTCCCTTACCCTTGGAAAGACAGTTCGGCGATTGAATATGCGCGGGAAAAGCAGGCTGAGGCCGCGAATTTTGACCGCCGTTTCTCAGGCAAGGGTTTCTCGCTTTCGCCTCATAGCTTATTAAAACTTGAAGCAGGTAAACGGCTGGTGCTGCCATCCCCCAACGGTTCGGCCATTACCTTCAAAGCCAAAGCTGGCAATGCTTCGATTTTTTGCGCCTCGTTGAGAAATTTGCAAGCAACGGCGCAGGCCTGTCAGGCGTTTTCAAACATTCTGCTTGTCCCCTGTGGTGAGAAATGGGCCGACGGTACTTTGCGCCCTGCGCTTGAGGATCTTTACGCGGCTGGGGGATTGGCTGCACAGTTGCAGGCATTATCAGCAGAAAAGGCGCTGTCACCAGAAGCTCAGGCCGCCGCGGCGGTTTATCGCGGTACTCCGGCCAATCAGCTTCGCGAATGCGCCTCGGCTCAGGAATTAATTGAACGCGGTTTTGCCGCTGACGTCGAACTCTGCCTTGAAAACGACGTCAGCCCATTAGCCTGTCAGCTTATAGACGATGCTTTTACCGGCATTTCCAGCGGCAAAACGCGACTAATTTCAGGACCATAG
- a CDS encoding metallophosphoesterase, translating to MTIHLTAEQSEALGNVSAIYQIPKLAETPHSSTTLRFGLIADPQYADAEPSATHPRFYRNSLCKLSKAITELNDHRLEFVVTLGDLVDRDWASFDAILPVYDALRHPHAVVIGNHDAQVLTEHLSLQTPAIGLPKSYYQFAQPGYRFIVIDGNDLSLYCNSGNGDEHQQAQQTLAKLMEQQLPNAQSWNGAVGSQQLVWLEQALQQAQQQHETVLVFGHYPLAPENKHNLWNCEQLVELLCRYQVRAYFAGHDHEGNYARIENTDFITLKGMVDGADRLPFAMVELKNGELTINGYGPEISRVLPLEMPVKASSIS from the coding sequence ATGACTATTCACCTAACCGCTGAACAAAGTGAGGCGCTGGGCAACGTCAGCGCCATCTACCAGATTCCCAAGCTCGCCGAAACGCCGCACTCCAGCACGACACTGCGCTTTGGGCTGATTGCCGACCCGCAGTATGCCGACGCAGAACCCAGCGCAACGCATCCGCGGTTTTATCGCAACAGCCTGTGCAAGCTGTCCAAGGCGATTACTGAACTCAACGATCATCGGTTGGAATTTGTGGTGACGCTGGGGGATTTGGTCGATCGCGACTGGGCAAGTTTTGATGCCATACTGCCGGTGTACGACGCGCTGCGCCACCCACACGCGGTGGTGATTGGCAATCATGATGCGCAGGTGCTGACTGAACATCTCTCTTTGCAAACGCCTGCTATCGGTTTGCCAAAAAGTTATTATCAGTTTGCCCAGCCGGGCTATCGTTTTATTGTGATTGATGGCAACGATCTTAGCCTGTACTGCAATTCAGGTAACGGTGATGAGCATCAGCAGGCGCAGCAGACGCTGGCAAAGCTGATGGAGCAGCAACTGCCCAATGCGCAAAGCTGGAATGGGGCAGTCGGCAGCCAACAGCTGGTCTGGCTCGAGCAGGCGTTGCAACAGGCGCAGCAACAGCACGAAACGGTTTTGGTTTTTGGCCATTATCCGCTGGCTCCCGAGAACAAACACAACCTGTGGAATTGCGAGCAGTTGGTTGAGCTGTTGTGCCGCTATCAGGTGCGCGCCTATTTTGCCGGTCATGACCATGAAGGCAACTATGCCCGCATCGAAAATACCGATTTCATTACGCTTAAAGGGATGGTAGACGGCGCGGATAGGCTGCCTTTTGCCATGGTCGAGCTGAAAAACGGTGAGCTGACGATTAACGGCTATGGTCCTGAAATTAGTCGCGTTTTGCCGCTGGAAATGCCGGTAAAAGCATCGTCTATAAGCTGA